AATGAGTGAAGACAGCATGAAGCAGCTTTTCGAATTAAAGCAAATGCTTCAGCAAAAATCTTTATTAACAATTGAGCATTCACACTGGGATTACTTCCGGGAACAGGTGATACCTAAACTGAAAAAAATAGGCGTTGTCGAAATGGCTCGGGAGCTTTCGGTTAAACAGATGGAAAACCCATTAGTAGTAAACGTTTATTTAGACCGTCTGAAAAATCGTTTCCTAGCAGGTGTGGAATTTCAGTACGGGCAATTTGTCATTCAACCATTGGATGAACAGCTTTCAGATGACGTGTTCATCATTCGGGATATCGAAAAGGAAGCGGCAGTTTTAGCGTTGATGGATGAAAGCGGCTTTACAAAAACGGATGGCGGCTACTATATGCAGAATGAAGAACTTGAATATGAGTTTTTATATCACCAGCTTCCAAAGCTCACAAAACTCGCTAAAATCTATGCAACAAGTTCTGTTAAGCTGCGGATTGCCAAAGAAAATAACTTTCCAAAAATCCGGGTGAATGTCCAAAAGGAACGAACAAATTGGCTGGAATTTAAATTTGAAATGGATGGCGTTTCGAATAAGCAAATTAAAGAAATTTTAGCGGCAATCAAAGTGAAGCAAAAATATTATCGTCTACAAGATGGGGCATTGCTGTCTTTGGAGACGAGGGAAATCGAAGAAATTCAACGTTTTCTTAGAGCAATTCCAGCTCAGGATGATGAGTATGAATTAACGTTTAATATGCCAATAACGGATAGTCTACCGTTTTTGGAGCAATTTGAACAAAGTGATATATTCGAAGCGGAAGAATCGTTTAAACAGTTTACAGGTCAGTTATTACATCCTGAATCATTGACATTTGAAGTTCCAAAAAGCCTGGAACCAATTCTTCGGGATTACCAGAAACATGGTTTTAACTGGTTGAAATTGCTCTCGAATTATGGATTCGGCGGTGTGCTTGCCGATGATATGGGGCTTGGGAAAACAGTCCAGAGTATTGCTTTTATTGTATCAGAATTGCCGATAATCCGTGCTAACAAACAGCCGGTTCTAATCGTTTGTCCATCGTCGCTTTCATACAATTGGCTTTATGAGTTCATGCAATTTGCACCGGAAGCCGAAGCGATTGTCATTGATGGGGAAGTAGCGGAGCGGCGTCATTTACTGCGTACAATGGAAGATCATGATGTTATTATTACAACCTATCCGTTATTACGTAAAGATAGCGCATTTTATGAACGTCAGCATTTCCATACGGTATTTTTTGATGAGGCACAGGCCTTTAAAAATCCGGTTACTCAGACAGCAAGAACGGTAAAAAGAATCAATGCAACAAATCGCTTTGGTTTAACAGGAACACCGATTGAAAACTCATTATCGGAATTATGGTCGATTTACCGTGTCATCTTTCCGCAGCTGTTCCGCGAGCTTGAGGATTTCCGCCATATGCAGCGAAAAGATATTGCACGAAAAGTACGGCCGTTTCTCCTTCGCCGAATGAAAGAACATGTATTAGGGGAATTACCTCAAAAAGAGGAAATGATTGAAAAAGCTGAACTGTTACCGGAGCAAAAAGCGTTGTATGCCGCCTATTTGGCCAAGTTGCGTGTTGATACAATGAAGCATCTGGACAAAGAAACGTTTCATAAAAACCGAATTCGTATTTTGGCGGGAATTACGAGACTGCGTCAAATCTGCTGTCACCCGGCATTGTTTGTCGAAGGGTATAAAGGTGGTTCCGCAAAGTTTGAGCAGCTGTTCCGACTATTGGAACAATCGAAGGCATCCGGCCGACGGGTATTAATATTTTCACAGTTTACACAAATGTTGAAAATGATTGCGACAGAGCTTTCCAAGCGCGGAGAACAATATTTTTACCTTGATGGACAAACGCCTTCAGAAGAGCGTATTGCACTTTGTAACTCTTT
This window of the Solibacillus isronensis genome carries:
- a CDS encoding DEAD/DEAH box helicase → MDIKLSEKQIKNLCGTVSFKKGQTFYQTGKVNFLQYTDMYGEAVVKSTEQFVVRIEKEGTDQFKTSCSCPTLGDFSKSCQHVAAVLIAINNLSKNKAQSLPDDEYDESFISENSFLSIFKQQTVQTTKQQRHFEKREVMDVQFVITPVQFTEQDPVIGMQLQVNGDQILSIREFLTHIKNKKPYRISHNTTYNFEQFCFDEQHDAILQLLIKIVEDDALYNDMPVQSQEQHLLIIPPSSWYILSSLISNTKNVLLFYQNESYSELKIVTQPTALRFFIEAKGEEYQLYIEGIERAVLLPSYRLVLFEGELTQMSEDSMKQLFELKQMLQQKSLLTIEHSHWDYFREQVIPKLKKIGVVEMARELSVKQMENPLVVNVYLDRLKNRFLAGVEFQYGQFVIQPLDEQLSDDVFIIRDIEKEAAVLALMDESGFTKTDGGYYMQNEELEYEFLYHQLPKLTKLAKIYATSSVKLRIAKENNFPKIRVNVQKERTNWLEFKFEMDGVSNKQIKEILAAIKVKQKYYRLQDGALLSLETREIEEIQRFLRAIPAQDDEYELTFNMPITDSLPFLEQFEQSDIFEAEESFKQFTGQLLHPESLTFEVPKSLEPILRDYQKHGFNWLKLLSNYGFGGVLADDMGLGKTVQSIAFIVSELPIIRANKQPVLIVCPSSLSYNWLYEFMQFAPEAEAIVIDGEVAERRHLLRTMEDHDVIITTYPLLRKDSAFYERQHFHTVFFDEAQAFKNPVTQTARTVKRINATNRFGLTGTPIENSLSELWSIYRVIFPQLFRELEDFRHMQRKDIARKVRPFLLRRMKEHVLGELPQKEEMIEKAELLPEQKALYAAYLAKLRVDTMKHLDKETFHKNRIRILAGITRLRQICCHPALFVEGYKGGSAKFEQLFRLLEQSKASGRRVLIFSQFTQMLKMIATELSKRGEQYFYLDGQTPSEERIALCNSFNDGERDMFLISLKAGGTGLNLTGADTVILYDLWWNPAVEEQAADRAHRMGQKEVVQVIKLIANGTIEEKMSELQQKKKMLISDILDGDESSKGTLTEQDIREILMI